In Nocardioides faecalis, the following proteins share a genomic window:
- the hflX gene encoding GTPase HflX — protein sequence MTNNAEDFTLASALRATEGWDETDELDELDDLDAPEGPDRFESGYADEGPVRSVDPTTGDMDLAARHELRRVAGLRTELEDITEVEYRQLRLERVVLVGVWTEGSVADVENAMAELALLAETAGSEVLDAIYQRRSSPDPATYIGRGKVEGLREIVQATGADTVICDGELAPSQLRNLEDRVKVKVVDRTALILDIFAQHAKAKEGQAQVELAQLSYMKQRLRGWGGNLSRQAGGRVGADGGGIGGRGPGETKIETDRRRINDRIAKLRRELKVMKGTRDTKRQERRRREIPSVAIAGYTNAGKSSLLNRLTGAGVLVEDALFATLDPTTRRTQTADGRVYTMSDTVGFVRHLPHQLVEAFRSTLEEVADSDLIVHVVDGSHPDPEGQLNAVREVLADIDAGDIPELVVINKIDAADPLVVDRVLRREPHAVAVSARTGEGIAEAIAAIEADLPRPQVEFTALVPYARGDLIDRIHKDGEISTLEHTGEGTRVVGRASEALASELAEYAV from the coding sequence ATGACGAACAATGCTGAAGACTTCACCCTCGCGTCCGCGCTGCGCGCCACCGAGGGCTGGGACGAGACCGACGAACTCGACGAGCTCGACGACCTGGACGCCCCCGAGGGGCCCGACAGGTTCGAGTCGGGGTACGCCGACGAGGGCCCCGTGCGCTCGGTGGACCCCACGACCGGGGACATGGACCTCGCGGCGCGCCACGAGCTGCGCCGCGTGGCCGGGCTGCGCACCGAGCTCGAGGACATCACCGAGGTCGAGTACCGCCAGCTCCGCCTCGAGCGCGTGGTCCTGGTCGGGGTGTGGACCGAGGGATCGGTCGCCGACGTGGAGAACGCGATGGCCGAGCTCGCCCTGCTCGCCGAGACCGCCGGCTCGGAGGTGCTCGACGCCATCTACCAGCGCCGCTCCTCCCCGGACCCCGCCACCTACATCGGCCGCGGCAAGGTCGAGGGGCTGCGCGAGATCGTGCAGGCCACCGGCGCGGACACGGTGATCTGCGACGGCGAGCTCGCGCCCTCGCAGCTGCGCAACCTGGAGGACCGGGTCAAGGTCAAGGTGGTCGACCGGACCGCGCTGATCCTCGACATCTTCGCCCAGCACGCGAAGGCCAAGGAGGGCCAGGCCCAGGTCGAGCTGGCCCAGCTGAGCTACATGAAGCAGCGGCTGCGCGGCTGGGGTGGCAACCTGTCCCGCCAGGCCGGTGGCCGCGTCGGCGCCGACGGTGGCGGCATCGGTGGTCGTGGCCCCGGTGAGACCAAGATCGAGACCGACCGGCGCCGCATCAACGACCGGATCGCCAAGCTGCGCCGCGAGCTGAAGGTGATGAAGGGGACCCGCGACACCAAGCGCCAGGAGCGCCGTCGCCGCGAGATCCCATCCGTGGCCATCGCCGGCTACACCAACGCCGGCAAGTCCTCGCTGCTCAACCGGCTCACCGGCGCCGGGGTGCTGGTCGAGGACGCGCTGTTCGCGACCCTGGACCCCACCACGCGTCGTACCCAGACCGCCGACGGCCGCGTCTACACGATGAGCGACACCGTCGGGTTCGTGCGGCACCTGCCGCACCAGCTGGTCGAGGCGTTCCGATCCACGCTGGAGGAGGTCGCCGACTCCGACCTCATCGTGCACGTCGTCGACGGCTCCCACCCCGACCCCGAGGGCCAGCTGAACGCGGTTCGCGAGGTGCTGGCCGACATCGACGCCGGGGACATCCCCGAGCTCGTGGTGATCAACAAGATCGACGCCGCCGACCCGCTGGTGGTGGACCGGGTGCTGCGCCGCGAGCCGCACGCCGTGGCGGTCTCCGCCCGCACCGGGGAGGGCATCGCCGAGGCGATCGCCGCGATCGAGGCCGACCTGCCCCGACCGCAGGTCGAGTTCACCGCACTCGTGCCGTACGCACGCGGCGACCTCATCGACCGGATCCACAAGGACGGTGAGATCTCCACCTTGGAGCACACCGGCGAGGGCACACGGGTCGTGGGCCGGGCCTCGGAGGCCTTGGCCAGCGAGCTCGCCGAGTACGCAGTCTGA
- a CDS encoding SDR family NAD(P)-dependent oxidoreductase — protein sequence MELNGSSAIVTGGASGIGAAAARQLAAKGATVVVADLQADKGEALAAEINGVFAQVDVTSTEQIAAAVKAAADIAPLRAVVNSAGIGWAQRTIGRDGNVESAHDLDAFKKVIAINLVGTFDMVRQAATAMSLNEPDEDGCRGAIVNLASVAAFDGQIGQASYSASKGGVVGMTLPVARDLSAAGIRLNTVAPGLIDTPIYGEGEAADAFKANLGKNVLFPKRLGTGDELASMVLECLTNSYMNGEVIRVDGGIRMPPK from the coding sequence ATGGAACTCAACGGATCCTCTGCCATCGTCACCGGAGGCGCGTCCGGCATCGGCGCCGCCGCCGCCCGCCAGCTCGCCGCGAAGGGCGCGACCGTCGTGGTCGCCGACCTGCAGGCCGACAAGGGGGAGGCGCTGGCCGCCGAGATCAACGGCGTCTTCGCCCAGGTCGACGTCACCAGCACCGAGCAGATCGCCGCGGCCGTCAAGGCCGCTGCCGACATCGCCCCGCTGCGTGCGGTCGTGAATTCCGCCGGCATCGGCTGGGCGCAGCGCACCATCGGCCGCGACGGCAACGTGGAGTCCGCCCACGACCTCGACGCCTTCAAGAAGGTCATCGCCATCAACCTGGTCGGCACCTTCGACATGGTCCGCCAGGCCGCGACCGCGATGAGCCTCAACGAGCCCGACGAGGACGGCTGCCGCGGCGCCATCGTCAACCTCGCCAGCGTGGCCGCCTTCGACGGCCAGATCGGCCAGGCGTCGTACTCGGCCTCCAAGGGCGGCGTCGTCGGCATGACCCTCCCGGTCGCCCGCGACCTCTCCGCCGCCGGCATCCGGCTCAACACGGTCGCCCCCGGCCTGATCGACACCCCGATCTACGGCGAGGGCGAGGCGGCGGACGCGTTCAAGGCCAACCTCGGCAAGAACGTGCTGTTCCCCAAGCGTCTGGGCACCGGCGACGAGCTCGCCTCGATGGTGCTGGAGTGCCTGACCAACTCCTACATGAACGGAGAGGTGATCCGGGTCGACGGCGGCATCCGGATGCCCCCGAAGTGA
- the dapF gene encoding diaminopimelate epimerase, which yields MSSPDPYPFLKGHGTENDFVLLPDPDGTVHGDLDPARVRALCDRRAGIGGDGVLRVVRTAAVTDGRGQDAEWFMDYRNADGSVSEMCGNGVRVFGRHLALSGMVDPSGPVPVATRAGVKVLTFAGGAADGEITVDMGTPKVLETTEVSLAGHTWPALHVDMGNPHAVAFLHDGAELGDLGEVLAPPTHDPAVYPDGVNVELVVRRGEAHVAMRVHERGSGETRSCGTGACAVMVATALADGAPRDTEYRVDLPGGTLRITWTAGDRVLMSGPALVVAEGVTRL from the coding sequence ATGTCCAGCCCTGACCCCTACCCGTTCCTCAAGGGCCACGGCACCGAGAACGACTTCGTGCTGCTCCCCGACCCCGACGGCACCGTGCACGGCGACCTGGACCCCGCGCGGGTCCGGGCGCTGTGCGACCGCCGCGCCGGCATCGGCGGCGACGGCGTGCTCCGGGTGGTGCGCACCGCCGCGGTCACCGACGGCCGCGGCCAGGACGCCGAGTGGTTCATGGACTACCGCAACGCCGACGGCTCGGTCTCGGAGATGTGCGGCAACGGCGTGCGGGTCTTCGGCCGCCACCTCGCGCTCTCCGGAATGGTCGACCCGAGCGGCCCGGTGCCCGTCGCCACCCGCGCCGGCGTCAAGGTGCTCACCTTCGCCGGCGGCGCCGCGGACGGCGAGATCACCGTCGACATGGGCACCCCGAAGGTGCTCGAGACCACCGAGGTGTCGCTGGCCGGGCACACCTGGCCCGCGCTGCACGTCGACATGGGCAACCCGCACGCCGTCGCCTTCCTGCACGACGGCGCGGAGCTGGGCGACCTGGGCGAGGTGCTCGCTCCGCCGACGCACGACCCGGCCGTCTACCCCGACGGCGTCAACGTCGAGCTCGTCGTACGACGCGGGGAGGCCCACGTCGCGATGCGGGTGCACGAGCGTGGCTCGGGGGAGACCCGCTCGTGCGGCACCGGCGCCTGCGCGGTCATGGTGGCCACCGCGCTGGCCGACGGCGCGCCCCGCGACACCGAGTACCGGGTCGACCTGCCCGGGGGCACGCTGCGGATCACCTGGACCGCCGGCGACCGGGTCCTGATGAGCGGCCCGGCGCTCGTCGTCGCGGAGGGCGTCACCCGTCTCTGA
- the miaA gene encoding tRNA (adenosine(37)-N6)-dimethylallyltransferase MiaA, producing the protein MASDATTASAPVPIVAIVGPTASGKTALSLDLAEALGGEVVNTDAMQVYRGMDIGTAKLPLAERRGIPHHLLDTLEVSEPATVAEFQGWARAAIAELRARGATPVLVGGSALYTRAILDRFDFPGTDPAVRERLEAELAEVGSAVLHARLRELDPVAAERIEVENGRRVVRALEVIEITGTPFSARLPEAEYVDPHTVQLGVAIDKELLHERIAIRVRRMFDDGLVEEVERLLSLGLATSRTAGLAIGYRQAMAVLAGEMTREEAIESTIVATRKFARRQMAWWRNDPRITWLDHDDPDLLAKAVDVVRALR; encoded by the coding sequence ATGGCCTCCGACGCGACCACCGCCTCCGCCCCGGTGCCGATCGTCGCCATCGTCGGGCCGACCGCCAGCGGGAAGACGGCGCTGTCGCTGGACCTCGCCGAGGCGCTCGGCGGCGAGGTGGTCAACACCGACGCGATGCAGGTCTACCGCGGCATGGACATCGGTACGGCGAAGCTGCCGCTCGCCGAGCGCCGCGGCATCCCGCACCACCTCCTCGACACCCTGGAGGTGAGCGAGCCGGCGACGGTCGCGGAGTTCCAGGGCTGGGCGCGCGCCGCGATCGCCGAGCTGCGTGCCCGCGGCGCGACGCCGGTGCTGGTCGGGGGCTCGGCGCTGTACACCCGCGCGATCCTCGACCGGTTCGACTTCCCCGGCACCGACCCGGCCGTGCGCGAGCGGCTCGAGGCCGAGCTGGCCGAGGTCGGCAGCGCCGTGCTGCACGCACGGCTGCGCGAGCTGGACCCGGTCGCCGCCGAGCGGATCGAGGTCGAGAACGGGCGCCGGGTGGTCCGCGCGCTGGAGGTCATCGAGATCACCGGCACGCCCTTCAGCGCCCGCCTGCCGGAGGCCGAGTACGTCGACCCGCACACCGTGCAGCTCGGTGTGGCCATCGACAAGGAGCTGCTGCACGAGCGCATCGCGATCCGGGTGCGGCGGATGTTCGACGACGGCCTGGTCGAGGAGGTCGAGCGGCTGCTGTCGCTGGGGCTGGCGACCTCGCGCACCGCCGGGCTGGCGATCGGCTACCGGCAGGCGATGGCCGTGCTGGCCGGGGAGATGACCCGCGAGGAGGCGATCGAGTCGACGATCGTCGCCACCCGCAAGTTCGCCCGCCGGCAGATGGCGTGGTGGCGCAACGACCCGCGGATCACCTGGCTCGACCACGACGACCCGGACCTGCTCGCCAAGGCCGTCGACGTGGTGCGCGCCCTGCGCTGA
- a CDS encoding dihydrofolate reductase family protein — protein sequence MSTTYHTATTLDGFLADPEDSLDWLLRQPLEEGGAQDHARFMQGVGAIVMGSTTYEWVLAHLEVTGEAWPYAQPAWVMTTRELTVPVGADVRFAAGAVDAVHAQLLAAAGDLDVWVVGGGDLAGQLAEAGLLDEVVVSIAPVTLGAGRPLLPRRLDLRLEETAANGVFVTARYAVLGPLLEDRAQPGS from the coding sequence ATGAGCACGACGTACCACACCGCGACCACCCTCGACGGCTTCCTGGCCGATCCCGAGGACTCCCTGGACTGGCTGCTGCGCCAGCCGCTGGAGGAGGGCGGGGCGCAGGACCACGCGCGGTTCATGCAGGGCGTCGGCGCGATCGTGATGGGCTCCACCACCTACGAGTGGGTGCTCGCCCACCTCGAGGTGACCGGGGAGGCCTGGCCGTACGCGCAGCCGGCCTGGGTGATGACCACCCGGGAGCTGACCGTGCCCGTGGGCGCCGACGTCCGGTTCGCCGCCGGCGCCGTCGACGCGGTGCACGCCCAGCTGCTCGCCGCCGCCGGCGACCTCGACGTGTGGGTCGTCGGTGGGGGAGACCTCGCCGGGCAGCTCGCCGAGGCCGGACTCCTCGACGAGGTGGTCGTCTCCATCGCCCCGGTGACCCTCGGCGCCGGCAGGCCGCTGCTGCCGCGCCGGTTGGACCTGAGGCTGGAGGAGACCGCGGCCAACGGCGTGTTCGTCACCGCCCGCTACGCCGTCCTCGGGCCGCTGCTGGAGGACCGCGCACAGCCCGGGTCCTGA
- a CDS encoding pyridoxamine 5'-phosphate oxidase family protein, producing the protein MRSQDWSEITDEAALAALLGEPTPAALAKERSALTAIDRDWLAASPFCVIGTADAEGRCDVSTKGDPAGSLVHVLDEHTIAIAERPGNRRADSYRNVLANPHVGLEFLIPGRGDTLRVNGRARLVSDAPFFDDLEVKGHRPVLALVVDVETVFFHCAKAFLRAGLWKPETWAPEAVVPRRAVVAQRMERAGTPLDQLDEYYGPRYEENLYVQP; encoded by the coding sequence GTGAGGAGCCAGGACTGGAGCGAGATCACCGACGAGGCGGCGCTGGCCGCGTTGCTCGGTGAGCCCACGCCGGCGGCGCTCGCGAAGGAGCGCAGCGCGCTGACCGCGATCGACCGTGACTGGCTGGCCGCCTCCCCGTTCTGCGTCATCGGCACCGCCGACGCCGAGGGCCGCTGCGACGTCTCCACGAAGGGCGACCCGGCCGGCAGCCTGGTGCACGTGCTCGACGAGCACACGATCGCGATCGCCGAGCGGCCGGGGAACCGGCGCGCCGACAGCTACCGCAACGTGCTCGCCAACCCGCACGTCGGGCTGGAGTTCCTCATCCCCGGCCGCGGCGACACGCTGCGCGTCAACGGCCGCGCCCGGCTGGTGAGTGACGCGCCCTTCTTCGACGACCTCGAGGTGAAGGGCCACCGACCCGTGTTGGCGCTGGTCGTCGACGTCGAGACCGTGTTCTTCCACTGCGCCAAGGCGTTCCTGCGCGCCGGGCTGTGGAAGCCGGAGACCTGGGCGCCGGAGGCCGTCGTGCCGCGCCGCGCCGTCGTCGCCCAGCGGATGGAGCGCGCCGGCACGCCCCTGGACCAGCTCGACGAGTACTACGGCCCGCGCTACGAGGAGAACCTCTATGTCCAGCCCTGA
- the ggt gene encoding gamma-glutamyltransferase yields the protein MRRTLVAAVSTLSLALPLAGTAAVGAPPGGSAGEPAKHGTSHGKKPGKPGKPGKKPGKPPRPGAKTPVATGYGGAVSSVDADASAAGLEVLRRGGNAVDAAVATAAALGVTEPYSAGIGGGGYLVHYDARTGKVSTLDGRETAPAAAGPDTFVDPATGQPYAFADLVSSGRSVGVPGTPATWEKALDAWGSVSLKQALAPATRLAERGFVVDDTFALQTKENAERFAAFTPTAALFLRNGVPKTGSRFRNPDLARTYRLLGQRGTDWLYRGGLGAEVVDTVQQPPVSGTSDLPAPGGEMTRADLRRYRALQQAPTKVGYRGHDVYSMAPSSSGGTTVGETLNILEQIDTSAMTPTQVLHHYLEATALAFADRAEQVGDPAYVDVPTEVLLDDVFAKERACLIDPDTAAPKPWTEAGDVTSYDGVCGGEQAGVGAEQDTENISTTHLSTADRWGNVVSYTLTIEQTGGSGIVVPGRGFLLNNELTDFSLAYDAEDPNRIEPGKRPRSSMAPTIVLRDGKPVLALGSPGGATIITTVAQVLLNMIDLDMSLPQAVAAPRASQRNTAGVSAEQAFIDAYGPALGGYGHTFAPPGAPGTSAAEIGAVAAIRIGERGRLTAVAEPSRRGGGSALVVHPRRGHSYP from the coding sequence GTGCGCCGTACCCTCGTCGCCGCCGTCAGCACCCTCAGCCTCGCCCTGCCGCTCGCGGGCACCGCCGCAGTCGGCGCGCCGCCCGGCGGCTCGGCCGGGGAGCCGGCCAAGCACGGCACGAGCCACGGCAAGAAGCCCGGCAAGCCCGGAAAGCCAGGGAAGAAGCCCGGCAAGCCACCGCGCCCGGGGGCCAAGACCCCGGTGGCCACCGGGTACGGCGGCGCCGTCAGCTCGGTGGACGCGGACGCCTCGGCCGCCGGCCTGGAGGTGCTGCGCCGCGGCGGCAACGCGGTCGACGCCGCCGTCGCCACGGCGGCGGCGCTGGGGGTGACCGAGCCCTACAGCGCCGGCATCGGCGGGGGCGGCTACCTGGTGCACTACGACGCCCGCACCGGCAAGGTCAGCACCCTCGACGGCCGGGAGACGGCGCCCGCCGCGGCCGGGCCCGACACGTTCGTCGACCCCGCCACCGGCCAGCCCTACGCGTTCGCCGACCTGGTCTCCAGTGGCCGCTCGGTGGGGGTGCCCGGCACCCCGGCCACCTGGGAGAAGGCCCTGGACGCCTGGGGCTCGGTCTCGCTGAAGCAGGCGCTGGCCCCCGCCACGCGGCTCGCTGAGCGCGGCTTCGTCGTCGACGACACCTTCGCGCTGCAGACGAAGGAGAACGCCGAGCGGTTCGCCGCCTTCACCCCGACCGCCGCGCTGTTCCTGCGCAACGGCGTGCCGAAGACCGGCAGTCGGTTCCGCAACCCCGACCTCGCTCGCACCTACCGGCTGCTCGGCCAGCGTGGCACCGACTGGCTCTACCGCGGCGGCCTCGGGGCCGAGGTCGTGGACACCGTGCAGCAGCCTCCGGTCAGCGGCACCTCCGACCTGCCCGCCCCGGGCGGGGAGATGACTCGCGCCGACCTGCGCCGCTACCGCGCGCTGCAGCAGGCGCCGACGAAGGTCGGCTACCGCGGCCACGACGTCTACTCCATGGCGCCGTCGTCCTCCGGTGGCACCACGGTGGGGGAGACGCTCAACATCCTCGAGCAGATCGACACCTCCGCCATGACGCCGACCCAGGTGCTGCACCACTACCTGGAGGCCACCGCGCTGGCGTTCGCCGACCGCGCCGAGCAGGTCGGTGACCCCGCCTACGTCGACGTGCCCACCGAGGTGCTGCTCGACGACGTCTTCGCCAAGGAGCGGGCCTGCCTGATCGATCCCGACACCGCGGCGCCCAAGCCGTGGACCGAGGCCGGGGACGTGACGTCGTACGACGGCGTGTGCGGTGGCGAGCAGGCGGGCGTGGGTGCCGAGCAGGACACCGAGAACATCTCCACCACCCACCTGAGCACCGCCGACCGGTGGGGCAACGTGGTCTCCTACACGCTGACCATCGAGCAGACCGGCGGCTCGGGCATCGTGGTGCCCGGCCGCGGGTTCCTGCTCAACAACGAGCTCACCGACTTCTCGCTGGCCTACGACGCCGAGGACCCGAACCGCATCGAGCCCGGCAAGCGGCCGCGCTCCTCGATGGCGCCCACGATCGTGCTGCGCGACGGCAAGCCGGTGCTCGCGCTGGGCTCCCCGGGTGGGGCCACGATCATCACCACGGTGGCGCAGGTGCTGCTCAACATGATCGACCTCGACATGAGCCTGCCCCAGGCGGTCGCCGCGCCGCGGGCCTCGCAGCGCAACACCGCAGGCGTCTCGGCCGAGCAGGCGTTCATCGACGCCTACGGACCCGCGCTGGGCGGCTACGGCCACACCTTCGCCCCACCCGGCGCGCCCGGCACCAGCGCCGCCGAGATCGGCGCGGTGGCCGCGATCCGGATCGGGGAGCGCGGACGGCTCACCGCGGTCGCCGAGCCGTCGCGGCGCGGCGGCGGATCGGCGCTGGTCGTGCACCCGCGGCGCGGGCACTCCTATCCTTGA
- a CDS encoding SGNH/GDSL hydrolase family protein, whose amino-acid sequence MTRHLTRARLLVGTLAALLVVGVSTVALARAGAGPDRCGVTAERAAARGALVTGEGARVLVIGDSYSVGAGVAPTESWPVRLPGRVVVDGFSGSGFSAGASPCGDRSYATRVTDDAGTRREARATDLVVVEGGLNDTDQPVADLVTGFERLARRLAGAEVLVVGPAPAPARPAEAVAAVDAELMRLAAAHGMDYLSMLDVELGYLDDRLHPDPEGHRIFGDRVAERVRTLLAN is encoded by the coding sequence GTGACTCGGCACCTCACTCGCGCGCGCCTGCTCGTGGGCACCCTCGCTGCCCTGCTCGTCGTCGGCGTGAGCACCGTGGCGCTGGCCCGAGCCGGCGCCGGGCCGGACCGCTGCGGCGTGACCGCCGAGCGTGCCGCGGCGCGCGGGGCGCTGGTCACCGGCGAAGGCGCCCGCGTGCTGGTGATCGGGGACTCCTACTCGGTCGGCGCCGGGGTGGCGCCCACCGAGTCGTGGCCGGTGCGGCTGCCCGGTCGGGTCGTGGTCGACGGGTTCTCCGGCAGCGGCTTCAGCGCCGGTGCCAGCCCGTGCGGCGACCGCTCGTACGCGACCCGGGTCACCGATGATGCCGGCACCCGACGGGAGGCCCGGGCCACGGACCTCGTCGTGGTCGAGGGCGGGCTCAACGACACCGACCAGCCGGTGGCCGACCTGGTGACCGGCTTCGAGCGGCTCGCCCGGCGCCTGGCCGGCGCCGAGGTGCTGGTCGTCGGCCCCGCACCCGCCCCGGCCCGCCCGGCCGAGGCGGTGGCGGCCGTCGACGCCGAGCTCATGCGCCTGGCGGCGGCGCACGGGATGGACTACCTGTCCATGCTCGACGTCGAGCTCGGCTACCTCGACGACCGCCTGCACCCGGACCCCGAGGGCCACCGGATCTTCGGCGACCGGGTCGCCGAGCGGGTCCGCACGCTGCTCGCCAACTGA